Proteins from a single region of Hordeum vulgare subsp. vulgare chromosome 6H, MorexV3_pseudomolecules_assembly, whole genome shotgun sequence:
- the LOC123401493 gene encoding heterodimeric geranylgeranyl pyrophosphate synthase small subunit, chloroplastic: protein MALSSLFVSLPIPLPKLPSTSKSSRFLPIRASAAAAAPSFDLRRYWTSLISEVEGELDAAMPIRPPESIHNAMRHAVLPGAGKEGAAKRAPPVLCVAACELLGAPRAAALPTAAALEMLHGASLVHDDLPCFDAAPTRRGRPSTHAAYGTDMAVLAGDALFPLAYTHVISRTPSPDPVSHAVLLRVLAELARTVGSTGMAAGQFLDLAGASALGEAEVMQVLTKKFGEMAECSAACGAMLGGAGPDEEAALRRYGRAIGVLYELVDDMRSASGNGKMRSNASVLRALGMDRALGIVEELKAQAKTEADRFGDKYGDRVLPLYSFVDYAVERSFELQDSAAKP, encoded by the coding sequence ATGGCTCTCTCCTCCCTCTTCGTTTCCCTCCCCATCCCCCTCCCGAAGCTGCCATCCACCTCCAAATCAAGCCGTTTCCTCCCTATCCGggcctctgccgccgccgccgccccatcttTTGACCTGCGCCGCTACTGGACCTCGCTGATCTCGGAGGTCGAGGGCGAGCTCGATGCCGCGATGCCAATCCGTCCGCCGGAGAGCATCCACAACGCCATGCGCCACGCCGTCCTCCCGGGTGCCGGAAAGGAGGGCGCCGCCAAGCGCGCGCCCCCGGTCCTCTGCGTCGCCGCCTGCGAGCTCCTCGGCGCGCCGCGCGCCGCGGCGCTCCCTACCGCCGCCGCGCTGGAGATGCTCCACGGAGCGTCCCTCGTGCACGACGACTTGCCGTGCTTTGACGCCGCGCCCACCCGCCGAGGTCGCCCGTCCACCCACGCGGCCTACGGAACGGACATGGCCGTCCTCGCAGGAGATGCGTTGTTTCCCCTAGCCTACACCCACGTCATCTCCCGCACCCCCTCCCCCGACCCCGTGTCGCACGCCGTCCTCCTCCGCGTCCTCGCAGAACTCGCGCGCACTGTGGGATCCACCGGCATGGCCGCTGGCCAGTTCCTCGATCTTGCCGGTGCCAGCGCCCTCGGTGAAGCCGAGGTCATGCAGGTCCTGACCAAGAAGTTCGGCGAGATGGCGGAGTGCTCGGCCGCCTGCGGGGCTATGCTAGGCGGCGCGGGGCCCGACGAGGAGGCCGCGTTGCGGCGATACGGCCGCGCCATCGGCGTCCTCTACGAGCTCGTCGACGACATGCGGAGCGCGTCGGGAAACGGCAAGATGAGGAGCAACGCCAGCGTCCTGCGCGCGCTGGGCATGGACCGTGCGCTGGGCATTGTCGAGGAGCTCAAGGCGCAGGCCAAGACGGAGGCGGACAGGTTCGGCGATAAGTATGGCGACCGGGTGCTGCCATTGTACAGCTTCGTGGACTACGCCGTGGAGAGGAGCTTTGAGCTCCAGGATTCAGCCGCGAAGCCTTGA